A region of Fusarium keratoplasticum isolate Fu6.1 chromosome 6, whole genome shotgun sequence DNA encodes the following proteins:
- a CDS encoding CBM1 domain-containing protein: MRTSLDQTLLFVLAQALVAKAQSCPDIQIFGARETTVSPGFGSAGALIDMIKADHSGATAEAIEYPACGGQSSCGGVQYGDSARQGTEAVATAVNDFHSRCPDSQIVLVGYSQGGHIMHNAICGGGDSGAGISDTAVPITASAVAQVKAAILLGDPRYVSGLAYGVGTCTSGGFDARPSGFVCPNAGKVQLYCDAEDPYCCNGNDANHHQQYVTLYGTEALAFVNSKLGASGEAGGSNDDTPAVPSTGNSNEGTAPVQLSTGSGDSAGSSPSATLLPQETTTGGSSEGGNGQEQGNGQEQGTNCAALWGQCGGQAWTGATCCSEGTCKQFNQYYSQCLN, encoded by the exons ATGCGAACCTCTCTGGATCAGACCCttctctttgtcttggcGCAAGCCCTCGTCGCCAAGGCGCAGTCATGCCCTGACATTCAAATTTTTGGCGCCCGCGAGACCACTGTGTCTCCGGGCTTTGGATCCGCTGGTGCACTGATCGACATGATCAAGGCCGATCATTCAGGTGCTACCGCGGAGGCTATCGAATACCCGGCCTGTGGAGGCCAGTCCTCCTGCGGTGGTGTTCAGTACGGCGATTCTGCGCGACAAGGCACCGAGGCTGTGGCCACAGCTGTTAACGACTTTCACTCTCGCTGCCCCGATTCGCAGATCGTTTTGGTTGGATATTCACAG GGCGGCCACATCATGCACAACGCCATctgcggaggaggagactctGGAGCCGGCATCTCTGACACGGCTGTTCCTATCACAGCCAGCGCAGTAGCCCAGGTCAAGGCAGCCATCCTGCTTGGTGACCCTCGTTATGTCAGTGGGCTCGCATATGGAGTTGGAACCTGCACTTCTGGAGGC TTTGATGCTCGACCATCGGGTTTTGTATGCCCAAACGCTGGTAAGGTTCAGTTGTACTGTGATGCTGAGGATCCATACTGCTGCAACGGAAACGACGCCAACCACCATCAGCAATACGTTACTCTCTACGGAACGGAGGCTTTGGCTTTCGTCAACAGCAAGCTTGGCGCTTCTGGCGAAGCTGGTGGATCCAACGATGACACTCCCGCTGTGCCATCAACCGGTAACTCCAATGAGGGTACAGCTCCCGTTCAACTCTCTACTGGCTCCGGCGATAGCGCTGGCAGTAGCCCGAGTGCGACCCTTCTACCCCAGGAGACAACCACGGGGGGCAGCAGTGAAGGAGGAAACGGACAGGAACAGGGAAATGGCCAGGAGCAAGGCACTAACTGCGCCGCTCTATGGGGACAATGCGGTGGTCAGGCATGGACCGGGGCGACCTGTTGCTCGGAGGGAACTTGCAAGCAGTTCAACCAGTATTACTCGCAGTGCTTGAATTAA
- a CDS encoding GH43-C2 domain-containing protein, with protein sequence MGFLALGAATNSTFHNPILSGFNPDPSCVFVPEFNDTFFCVTSSFLAFPGLPIHSSHDLVNWKHVSNAFSRPDQLPGMAFLPKATSGIYAPTLRFHQGTFYLMSTLVNQQLPRVNDSRWDNFIMTTTDPYSSNAWSDPVHFSFPGFDPSPFWDDDGSTWVAGAHTAAYYPGVMHAPLNFETGEIGDIIMPWNGTGGASPEAPHVWKRNGWYYLLLAEGGTRENHMVTMARARSIKGPYEPAPQNPLLTAANDTSSYFQAVGHADLFQDADGQWWASALAVRAGGSYGQKPGPYFGNLPMGRETVLTPVTWEDGEFPVFSNVTGTMSGWKLPPESYVDEGEGQLNGADDLVTFPPGSNLPIHFVHLRLPKSRNYKISPPGHANSLSLKSSVLNLTAFDGDFALGRGQTFIGRRMAHSMFKYSVEIDWAQSLKKEEMEVGVSLFQDQSQHIDLGIVMLKPKGSDLLQPYLRFRGHSETPYRGRSVIPENLTRIPAQWVGKQLRLEIETKNSTHFEFRAGLAGSTGQEEVRVLGHCRGTDVVPYYSGAILGVYATTNGKHGEQAFETYISNWRYQGLRQFRSQEDVDEADASRG encoded by the coding sequence ATGGGATTCTTGGCACTTGGTGCTGCCACAAACTCAACATTTCACAACCCGATTCTCAGTGGTTTCAACCCGGATCCCAGTTGTGTCTTCGTACCCGAGTTCAATGACACATTCTTCTGTGTTACATCAAGTTTTCTCGCCTTTCCTGGCCTTCCAATTCATTCAAGTCACGATCTGGTGAACTGGAAGCATGTTTCAAATGCTTTCAGTCGCCCAGACCAGCTGCCTGGTATGGCGTTTCTCCCAAAAGCCACCAGCGGCATATATGCACCGACGCTGCGGTTTCATCAAGGCACTTTCTACTTAATGTCAACCCTGGTCAACCAACAACTTCCCCGTGTTAATGACTCTCGATGGGACAATTTCATCATGACCACCACGGACCCTTATAGCTCAAATGCGTGGTCTGATCCCGTCCATTTCAGCTTCCCTGGCTTTGACCCCTCGCCATTCTGGGACGATGATGGGTCTACATGGGTTGCAGGCGCACACACAGCGGCGTACTATCCTGGAGTGATGCATGCACCACTGAACTTTGAGACGGGAGAAATTGGCGACATCATAATGCCATGGAATGGAACTGGTGGAGCCTCTCCTGAAGCACCTCATGTTTGGAAGCGCAATGGCTGGTATTACCTCCTCCTGGCCGAGGGAGGAACTCGAGAAAATCACATGGTCACCATGGCACGGGCACGCAGCATCAAGGGGCCTTATGAGCCGGCGCCTCAAAACCCTCTTCTCACAGCTGCCAATGACACGAGTTCCTACTTCCAGGCTGTTGGACACGCAGATCTCTTCCAGGATGCCGACGGTCAGTGGTGGGCATCTGCCTTGGCTGTTCGAGCTGGGGGCTCGTATGGCCAAAAGCCTGGCCCATACTTTGGAAATCTGCCAATGGGGAGAGAAACAGTGCTTACTCCCGTCACGTGGGAGGATGGCGAGTTTCCCGTCTTTTCCAATGTTACTGGAACCATGTCTGGATGGAAGTTACCTCCGGAGTCATATGTGGATGAAGGGGAGGGTCAGCTGAATGGCGCTGACGACCTGGTCACTTTTCCTCCTGGAAGCAACCTACCGATTCATTTCGTCCACTTGCGACTACCGAAGAGCAGAAATTACAAGATCTCTCCTCCTGGCCACGCTAACAGCCTTTCTCTGAAATCTTCTGTACTCAACCTTACTGCCTTCGACGGCGACTTTGCACTAGGACGAGGCCAGACGTTCATTGGTCGACGAATGGCGCACTCCATGTTCAAGTACAGCGTGGAAATCGACTGGGCCCAATCCttaaagaaagaagaaatgGAAGTTGGTGTTTCATTGTTCCAAGACCAATCTCAACATATTGACCTGGGTATTGTGATGCTCAAGCCAAAGGGGAGCGATTTGTTGCAGCCTTATCTACGCTTCCGTGGACACTCGGAAACCCCCTACCGCGGTAGGAGTGTAATCCCAGAGAACTTGACACGTATTCCGGCCCAGTGGGTTGGAAAGCAGCTTCGGCTGGAAATCGAAACAAAAAACAGTACCCATTTCGAGTTCAGGGCCGGCCTGGCTGGCTCaacaggccaagaagaggtcAGGGTACTTGGTCATTGTCGTGGAACTGACGTGGTCCCATATTATTCCG